The following proteins are co-located in the Sphingomonas donggukensis genome:
- a CDS encoding mannitol dehydrogenase family protein — protein sequence MDRLSTAILPALPADVARPAYDRAKVTSGIVHLGIGAFHRAHQAWYAEQALAAGDLRWGITAVSLRSSGVRDQMAPQNGLYTLATRDGGDERLAVIGAVHRVLVAPEDPQAVVAAMADAACHIVSLTVTEKGYKLDPATGALIADDPDLAADMASLERPRTAPGLIVAALARRRAEGLMPFTAISCDNLPHNGARLAAAVTTLARAHDPALADWIERHGAFPQTMVDRIVPATTDADVAALAVRIGVEDRAMVKTEPFSQWVIEDRFAGERPDFEGVGVQVTPAVAPWEDAKLRLLNGAHSAIAYLGGLAGVEFVHEMVAQTPVRAFVERLWDEAAATLTPPPGLDVAAYRGDLIARFANPALGHRTRQIAMDGSQKLPQRLLAPIAERRARGLEVEALALGVAAWMKWQGGRDDAGAAFVVDDPLAAVTAARLAGLTDPGERVAALLSIAAVFPAELAADAVFRAVLTRQLAALDARGGLGVL from the coding sequence ATGGACCGACTTTCTACCGCCATCCTCCCCGCCCTGCCCGCCGACGTCGCGCGACCGGCCTATGACCGGGCGAAGGTGACCAGCGGCATCGTCCATCTGGGCATCGGCGCATTCCACCGCGCGCATCAAGCCTGGTATGCCGAGCAGGCGCTGGCGGCAGGCGACCTGCGCTGGGGGATTACGGCTGTCTCGCTGCGATCGTCGGGCGTCCGCGACCAGATGGCGCCGCAGAATGGGCTCTACACGCTGGCGACGCGCGATGGCGGTGACGAGCGGCTGGCGGTGATCGGCGCAGTGCACCGCGTGCTGGTGGCGCCCGAAGACCCGCAGGCCGTGGTCGCGGCGATGGCGGATGCAGCTTGCCACATCGTCAGCCTGACGGTGACCGAGAAGGGCTACAAGCTCGATCCCGCGACCGGTGCGCTGATTGCCGACGACCCCGATCTGGCCGCCGACATGGCATCGCTCGAGCGCCCGCGCACCGCGCCGGGCCTGATCGTGGCGGCGCTCGCCCGGCGACGGGCGGAGGGACTGATGCCTTTCACTGCGATCAGCTGCGACAATCTTCCGCACAATGGCGCGCGGCTGGCGGCGGCGGTAACGACACTGGCGCGCGCGCACGACCCGGCGCTGGCCGACTGGATCGAGCGTCACGGCGCCTTCCCGCAGACGATGGTCGACCGCATCGTTCCCGCGACCACCGACGCCGACGTCGCCGCGCTCGCCGTACGGATCGGGGTCGAGGACCGGGCGATGGTGAAGACCGAGCCGTTCAGCCAGTGGGTGATCGAGGATCGCTTCGCCGGCGAGCGTCCCGATTTCGAGGGCGTCGGCGTTCAGGTCACGCCCGCGGTCGCGCCGTGGGAGGATGCCAAGCTGCGGCTGCTGAACGGCGCGCACAGTGCGATCGCGTATCTGGGCGGGCTGGCCGGGGTGGAATTCGTCCACGAAATGGTGGCGCAGACTCCGGTGCGCGCTTTCGTCGAGCGGCTGTGGGATGAGGCGGCGGCGACGCTCACGCCGCCACCGGGGCTGGACGTGGCGGCGTATCGCGGGGACTTGATCGCGCGCTTCGCCAACCCGGCGCTCGGTCACCGTACACGACAGATCGCGATGGACGGGTCGCAAAAGCTGCCCCAGCGGCTGCTCGCGCCGATCGCCGAGCGGCGGGCGCGCGGGTTGGAGGTTGAGGCGCTGGCGCTGGGCGTCGCAGCGTGGATGAAGTGGCAGGGCGGGCGCGACGACGCCGGCGCGGCGTTCGTGGTGGACGACCCGCTGGCCGCGGTGACGGCGGCGCGGCTGGCCGGGTTGACCGATCCGGGCGAGCGGGTTGCAGCGCTGCTGTCGATCGCGGCGGTGTTTCCGGCGGAGCTGGCGGCGGACGCGGTGTTTCGCGCGGTGCTGA
- a CDS encoding dihydrofolate reductase — translation MPDIVLYLARATNGVIGRDGQLPWRLPADLKRFKAMTMGKPMVMGRKTFESFPSPLPGRRHIVLTRDPAWRGEGAEIAGTLEEAIALAGDVPEVAVIGGAEIFALALPIASRVELTEVHATPEGDAVVPPFTGWRETAREDHDGYSFVTLERGA, via the coding sequence ATGCCCGACATCGTCCTCTACCTCGCCCGCGCCACCAACGGCGTGATCGGGCGCGACGGCCAGTTGCCGTGGCGCCTGCCCGCCGACCTGAAGCGCTTCAAGGCGATGACGATGGGCAAGCCGATGGTGATGGGTCGCAAGACGTTCGAGAGCTTCCCCAGCCCCTTGCCCGGCCGCCGCCACATCGTGCTGACCCGCGATCCGGCGTGGCGCGGGGAGGGGGCGGAAATCGCGGGCACGCTCGAAGAGGCGATCGCGCTCGCCGGTGACGTGCCCGAGGTCGCGGTGATCGGCGGCGCGGAAATCTTTGCCCTCGCGCTGCCGATCGCGAGCCGGGTCGAGTTGACCGAAGTTCACGCGACGCCCGAGGGCGATGCGGTCGTGCCGCCCTTCACCGGCTGGCGCGAAACCGCGCGAGAGGATCACGACGGCTACAGCTTCGTGACGCTGGAGCGCGGGGCATGA
- a CDS encoding dipeptidase, translated as MRRIIGLGAIVAALALAAFFLLAPGIVERSMNKVVPVALKTTPRSAGMAVGSVDLHADTLLWSRDLTTRATRGQVDLPRLAQGGAALQVFSSVTKTPKGQNYDRNTGDTDNITLLTVAQLQPPRTWTSLLERSLWHAEKLERAAARSDGGLRVIRSAADLDRLLADRSGTARPVGAILSVEGLQNLEGKLANVDRLHAAGFRMAGFTHFFDNDLAGSMHGVSKGGLTPFGLAVMRRMEAQGMIVDVAHASHAAVADMLRLARRAVVSSHGGVQATCRVNRNLTDEEIRGIARTGGLIGIGYWDAAVCSTSPRAIAAAIAHVRDVAGIDHVALGSDFDGAVTTGFDTTGLESIAQALLDRGFTADEVAKVMHGNALRVLRAGIQPKR; from the coding sequence ATGAGGCGGATCATCGGGCTCGGCGCGATCGTCGCCGCCCTCGCGCTCGCAGCCTTTTTCCTGCTCGCGCCGGGCATCGTCGAGCGGAGCATGAACAAGGTCGTGCCGGTCGCGCTGAAGACCACGCCGCGCTCCGCCGGCATGGCGGTGGGCAGCGTCGATCTGCACGCCGACACATTGCTGTGGAGCCGCGACCTGACGACGCGCGCGACGCGGGGGCAGGTCGATCTGCCGCGGCTGGCGCAGGGCGGCGCCGCGCTCCAGGTTTTCAGCAGCGTGACCAAGACGCCGAAGGGCCAGAATTACGATCGCAACACCGGCGACACCGACAATATCACGCTGCTGACCGTCGCGCAGTTGCAGCCGCCGCGGACGTGGACGTCGCTGCTCGAACGCTCGCTCTGGCACGCCGAGAAGCTGGAGCGCGCCGCTGCGCGGTCGGACGGGGGCCTGCGCGTCATCCGCAGCGCCGCCGACCTCGACCGGCTGCTCGCCGATCGCTCAGGCACAGCGCGCCCGGTCGGGGCGATTCTGTCGGTGGAGGGGTTGCAGAACCTCGAGGGGAAGCTCGCCAATGTCGATCGGCTCCATGCCGCGGGCTTCCGCATGGCGGGGTTCACGCATTTCTTCGACAACGACCTCGCCGGGTCGATGCACGGGGTGTCAAAGGGCGGGCTGACGCCGTTCGGCCTCGCGGTCATGCGGCGGATGGAGGCGCAGGGGATGATCGTCGATGTGGCGCACGCCAGCCACGCCGCGGTCGCCGACATGCTGCGGCTGGCGCGGCGCGCGGTCGTGTCCTCGCACGGCGGCGTCCAGGCGACGTGCCGGGTCAACCGCAACCTGACCGATGAGGAAATCCGCGGCATCGCGCGCACCGGCGGTCTAATCGGCATCGGCTATTGGGACGCCGCGGTCTGCTCGACCTCTCCCCGAGCGATCGCCGCCGCCATCGCCCATGTCCGTGACGTCGCCGGGATCGATCATGTCGCGCTGGGATCGGATTTCGACGGCGCGGTCACCACCGGCTTCGATACGACCGGGCTGGAGTCGATCGCCCAGGCGCTGCTCGACCGCGGCTTCACCGCCGACGAGGTGGCGAAGGTGATGCACGGCAACGCGCTGCGCGTGCTGCGTGCGGGGATTCAGCCGAAGCGGTAG
- a CDS encoding NAD(P)/FAD-dependent oxidoreductase: protein MIDLTEHHDLRTGTPVWTDHATPPDSDPLPTRKVDVAIVGAGIMGAMVADALALSGRSVALVDRRPPAAGSTAASTALVMWEIDTPLTHLAETIGLDAAGTRWRRVYDAVQRLHAKVGEVTDAPPFVPTVYLAGDLLDADALEAEGAARRQFGLPSEWLAAETVAERFGIAPRPALVSDGGFLVDPVALACGLLARARANGATVSWPVDALRFDGNTVVTDGGSLTADRIVLAGGYERARAFLPPAFSLLSSYAIATAPGTAPKWREDAMIWGASDPYLYTRTDAEGRIIAGGEDEDFATPEASRDRRIEEKAGTIAAKLAALLNVPDIAVDRRWAATFGASPDGLPAIGRARNHDGLWLASGFGGNGVSFAALGAELLLAEFDGTPDALAASFDPYRFG from the coding sequence ATGATCGACCTGACCGAACATCACGACCTGCGCACCGGCACGCCCGTATGGACCGACCACGCTACACCCCCGGACAGCGACCCGCTGCCGACGCGCAAGGTTGACGTCGCAATCGTCGGCGCCGGGATCATGGGCGCGATGGTCGCGGATGCGCTGGCGCTGAGCGGGCGCAGCGTCGCGCTGGTTGACCGCCGCCCGCCCGCCGCGGGCAGCACCGCCGCCTCCACCGCGCTGGTGATGTGGGAGATTGACACGCCGCTGACGCATCTGGCGGAAACGATCGGGCTGGATGCGGCGGGCACGCGGTGGCGGCGGGTATACGACGCGGTCCAGCGGCTGCACGCGAAGGTCGGCGAGGTGACCGACGCCCCGCCGTTCGTACCGACCGTGTACCTGGCGGGCGACCTGCTCGACGCTGACGCGCTGGAGGCCGAGGGCGCGGCGCGGCGGCAGTTCGGGTTGCCGAGCGAATGGCTGGCGGCGGAGACGGTCGCCGAGCGATTCGGTATCGCGCCCCGCCCCGCGCTGGTGTCGGACGGCGGCTTCTTGGTCGATCCGGTGGCACTCGCCTGCGGGCTGCTGGCGCGGGCGCGGGCCAATGGCGCGACCGTGAGCTGGCCGGTGGATGCGCTGCGCTTCGATGGAAACACGGTCGTCACTGATGGCGGCTCCCTGACGGCGGATCGGATCGTGCTGGCGGGCGGGTATGAGCGGGCGCGCGCGTTCCTGCCGCCCGCCTTTTCGCTGCTGTCGAGCTACGCCATCGCCACCGCGCCGGGCACCGCGCCCAAGTGGCGCGAGGACGCGATGATCTGGGGGGCGTCCGATCCCTATCTCTACACGCGCACCGATGCCGAGGGGCGGATCATCGCCGGCGGCGAGGACGAGGATTTCGCCACACCCGAAGCCTCACGCGACCGCCGGATCGAGGAGAAGGCCGGCACGATCGCCGCAAAACTCGCCGCGCTGCTGAACGTGCCCGACATCGCGGTCGACCGGCGCTGGGCGGCGACGTTTGGGGCGTCGCCCGACGGCCTTCCCGCGATCGGCAGGGCGCGCAACCACGACGGGCTGTGGCTGGCGAGCGGGTTCGGCGGCAACGGGGTCAGCTTCGCGGCGCTGGGCGCGGAGCTGCTGCTGGCGGAGTTCGACGGCACGCCCGACGCTCTGGCTGCGAGCTTCGATCCCTACCGCTTCGGCTGA